The following are encoded in a window of Peromyscus leucopus breed LL Stock chromosome X, UCI_PerLeu_2.1, whole genome shotgun sequence genomic DNA:
- the LOC114710159 gene encoding olfactory receptor 10A5-like codes for MGNLTIIKEFLLLGFGSLHGSQFFLFGTFLGIYIMTLLGNILILTVTFSDRSLQTPMYFFLSNFSFLEIWYTTSIAPKMLKTLLSGSEAISFAGCVAQFYFFGSMAVAECFLLAAMSYDRYLAICSPLRYPSLMNLHTCILLAGGSWVGGFITPIVTVTMTFQLQFCASNEIDHFFCDLAPVLKLACSDPEEVEKATFLMASFVTMVPFLLTVASYINIVVAVLRIPSAAGKQRAFSTCSSHLIVVTLYYGTLGTVYAIPTATQATALNKIFSLLYTVVTPMVNPIVYSLRNKDVKRAVQRLLSEWKHAVKT; via the coding sequence ATGGGTAATCTGACCATAATCAAAGAATTTCTCCTTCTGGGATTTGGAAGCCTCCACGGGTCAcagtttttcctttttggaaCATTTCTTGGAATCTATATAATGACCTTACTGGGGAATATTCTCATCCTTACAGTAACTTTCAGTGACCGAAGCCTCCAaactcccatgtacttcttcctatCCAATTTCTCCTTTCTCGAGATCTGGTATACAACCTCTATTGCTCCTAAGATGCTGAAGACCCTTCTCTCTGGTTCAGAAGCAATTTCTTTTGCAGGATGTGTGgctcagttttatttctttggctcCATGGCAGTAGCTGAGTGCTTTCTCCTGGCAGCCATGTCTTATGACCGATACCTTGCTATTTGCAGCCCACTTCGGTACCCATCTCTCATGAACCTCCACACATGTATCTTGCTTGCAGGTGGATCTTGGGTGGGTGGATTTATAACCCCTATTGTCACTGTCACTATGACTTTCCAGCTGCAGTTCTGTGCATCCAATGAGATTGACCATTTCTTTTGTGACCTTGCCCCTGTGTTGAAGCTAGCTTGTTCTGATCCTGAGGAAGTAGAAAAAGCTACTTTCCTCATGGCTTCCTTTGTCACCATGGTGCCCTTCCTGCTTACTGTAGCCTCTTATATAAACATTGTGGTTGCTGTCCTCAGGATACCATCAGCTGCAGGAAAACAACGAGCCTTTTCCACATGCTCCTCCCACCTCATTGTGGTCACTCTATACTATGGAACTCTGGGAACAGTATATGCTATCCCTACAGCGACTCAGGCCACTGCCCTAAACAAAATCTTCTCACTGCTCTACACTGTGGTCACCCCCATGGTCAATCCTATTGTGTATAGCCTGAGAAACAAGGATGTTAAAAGGGCAGTGCAGAGACTCCTGAGTGAGTGGAAGCATGCCGTGAAGACCTAA